The following coding sequences are from one Chroogloeocystis siderophila 5.2 s.c.1 window:
- the hisIE gene encoding bifunctional phosphoribosyl-AMP cyclohydrolase/phosphoribosyl-ATP diphosphatase HisIE, producing MSVDREIINQAIPIEKIRYDDRGLVPAIVQDYLDGTILMMAWMNRESLQKTLETKETWFWSRSRAELWHKGATSGHIQKVRSLRYDCDSDALLISVEQIGDVACHTGERSCFHRVDGQVVPPPADTLSQLFAVICDRRDYPTEDSYTCKLLNSGDNKILKKLGEETAEVVMACKDDDSSAIASEVADLLYHTLVALAHHKVELKDVYRKLQERRR from the coding sequence ATGTCTGTGGATCGAGAGATAATCAATCAAGCTATCCCTATTGAAAAAATTCGCTACGATGACCGAGGTTTAGTTCCCGCGATTGTTCAAGATTATTTGGATGGCACAATCTTGATGATGGCTTGGATGAATCGCGAATCGTTGCAAAAAACGCTGGAAACTAAAGAAACCTGGTTTTGGAGTCGTTCACGTGCCGAGTTATGGCACAAAGGCGCGACTTCAGGACATATTCAGAAAGTGCGATCGCTACGCTATGACTGTGATAGCGATGCCTTACTCATTAGTGTTGAACAAATCGGTGATGTGGCGTGTCACACCGGCGAACGCAGTTGTTTCCACCGCGTTGATGGGCAGGTTGTACCTCCTCCCGCGGACACTCTCTCACAGCTTTTTGCGGTCATTTGCGATCGCCGCGATTATCCTACAGAAGATTCTTACACTTGCAAGCTCTTGAATAGCGGAGATAACAAAATCTTGAAAAAGCTAGGTGAGGAAACTGCTGAAGTTGTGATGGCTTGTAAAGATGATGACAGTAGCGCGATCGCTTCTGAAGTCGCTGACTTGCTTTATCACACGCTTGTCGCCTTAGCACATCACAAAGTTGAACTCAAAGACGTTTATCGCAAACTGCAAGAACGCCGTCGTTAA
- a CDS encoding MDR family MFS transporter — protein MKFFQRQLSSWLPQLNPQVWILGFGRFLSEVGTGFTLFYAPIFFVNRVGFSATAVGFALGSASISGIFGRILGGSLSDSPKWGRRYTLLLSAAVAAIASLVLASTVTFPILILGNLLSGLGQGLYWPATEAVVADLTTPANRREAYALTRLADNLGLGTGIVFGGALVSTTGAYRALFLIDATSFMVFFVVIYLAIKETYQPLANASDLSAKSNWAIALSDRRLLVYVLVNIIFTTYTSQLHSTLPLYLRNFVSSNSLTQGFTESTLSALFAWHMAVAILFQLPIARVLKRFTHPHALIVSALIWAVAFSCVWFTGITPVNQLFWAIAAMGIFGLAIISYTPSAAALVTELAPESQRGVYFSISSLCWAVGYFIGPPLGGWALDQSRVFVYSYWLGLAASVFLTIAILHYLNQLVYKGSKRKLF, from the coding sequence ATGAAGTTTTTCCAGCGACAGTTATCCTCGTGGTTGCCACAACTCAATCCACAAGTCTGGATTCTGGGTTTTGGTCGTTTTTTATCCGAAGTTGGTACAGGGTTTACACTATTCTACGCCCCGATTTTTTTTGTAAATCGGGTAGGCTTTTCGGCAACTGCGGTAGGTTTTGCCTTAGGTAGTGCTTCGATTTCAGGGATTTTTGGACGAATTTTAGGTGGATCGTTGTCTGATTCGCCAAAGTGGGGACGTCGCTATACTTTACTGCTTTCTGCAGCAGTTGCAGCGATCGCGTCTTTGGTCTTGGCAAGTACGGTCACTTTCCCAATTTTAATTCTTGGTAACTTACTTTCGGGTCTTGGACAAGGATTGTATTGGCCTGCAACCGAAGCGGTTGTTGCTGATTTAACAACACCTGCAAATCGCCGCGAAGCTTATGCCTTAACGCGACTCGCAGACAATCTTGGATTAGGGACGGGAATTGTCTTTGGTGGTGCGCTAGTGAGTACAACTGGGGCATACCGCGCGCTATTTTTGATCGATGCAACTTCGTTTATGGTGTTCTTTGTCGTCATTTACTTAGCTATCAAAGAAACTTACCAACCTCTAGCGAATGCATCTGATTTATCCGCAAAAAGTAATTGGGCTATTGCACTTAGTGATCGCCGTCTTTTGGTTTACGTTCTGGTAAATATTATTTTCACGACTTATACGTCGCAACTCCACAGCACGTTACCGCTGTATTTACGAAATTTTGTATCTTCTAATTCTTTAACTCAAGGATTCACCGAATCAACCCTCAGTGCTTTATTCGCTTGGCACATGGCAGTTGCTATTTTGTTCCAATTACCCATCGCGCGTGTTTTAAAACGCTTTACCCATCCTCATGCGCTCATTGTTTCTGCTTTGATTTGGGCAGTGGCTTTTAGCTGTGTTTGGTTTACTGGCATCACTCCTGTAAATCAACTCTTCTGGGCGATCGCTGCAATGGGTATCTTTGGTCTAGCGATCATTTCTTATACTCCCTCTGCCGCTGCTTTAGTGACAGAACTCGCGCCTGAATCTCAACGCGGAGTTTACTTTTCAATAAGTTCCCTCTGCTGGGCTGTTGGCTATTTCATCGGTCCCCCTTTGGGCGGCTGGGCTTTAGATCAATCGCGTGTTTTTGTCTACAGTTATTGGCTCGGTTTGGCTGCTAGTGTTTTCCTGACAATCGCAATTCTGCACTACCTCAACCAACTCGTATATAAAGGCTCTAAGAGAAAATTGTTTTAG
- the ruvA gene encoding Holliday junction branch migration protein RuvA, whose protein sequence is MISYLKGIVASVDKSNSNRVILTLDVNQVGYDLQIPARFAQELPAIGETVQVFTHLQIREEQPLLYGFSSAAQRDLFRQLMSVSGIGAQLAIALLDTLDLPDLVQAIVSGNTQLLIQAPGVGGRTAERISLELKKKLADWRTTAGIVAVISGGPPPAILEDVQMTLLALGYTASEVSQAITTVSESAILQQNANAEEWIRQAIAHLSS, encoded by the coding sequence ATGATTAGTTATCTCAAAGGTATCGTTGCCAGTGTCGATAAAAGTAATAGCAATCGTGTCATTCTGACTTTGGATGTCAATCAAGTAGGCTACGATTTACAAATTCCGGCGCGCTTTGCGCAAGAATTACCCGCAATTGGGGAAACAGTACAAGTTTTTACGCATCTGCAAATACGCGAAGAACAGCCGTTGCTTTATGGTTTTAGTTCAGCCGCGCAGCGTGACTTATTTCGCCAGTTGATGAGTGTGAGTGGAATTGGCGCTCAACTAGCGATCGCGTTATTAGATACGCTAGATTTACCCGACTTAGTGCAAGCAATTGTTAGTGGAAACACACAGTTACTGATTCAAGCCCCAGGCGTTGGTGGGAGAACAGCAGAACGCATCTCCTTAGAGTTGAAAAAGAAACTTGCTGATTGGCGCACAACTGCTGGAATTGTTGCTGTCATATCGGGTGGTCCACCACCAGCAATTCTCGAAGACGTGCAAATGACGCTACTCGCACTAGGATACACGGCAAGTGAAGTGTCGCAAGCAATTACTACGGTTAGTGAAAGTGCGATTTTGCAGCAAAACGCCAATGCGGAAGAGTGGATTCGTCAGGCGATCGCGCATTTAAGCTCGTAG
- a CDS encoding sucrose-phosphate phosphatase encodes MTDLDNTLVGDDQALATLNHKLSQHRQEYGTKIVYATGRSPELYRLLATEKSLLKPDALICSVGTEIYLDGSDTADSGWSAKIAQGWNRDLIVATSAHFADLVAQPDSEQRPFKVSFFLTKKAAGEVIPQLELLLQHQGLDVKLIYSTGQDLDILPRNSDKGLAVQFLRQQWEIAPEQTVVCGDSGNDIALFSSGQERGVVVGNASTELLEWHSANPSDRLYLAQAACAGGILEGLHYFGFLG; translated from the coding sequence GTGACCGACTTAGATAACACGCTTGTAGGCGATGACCAAGCGTTAGCAACACTTAATCATAAACTGAGTCAGCACCGCCAGGAATACGGCACAAAAATTGTCTATGCTACAGGGCGATCGCCAGAACTATATCGCCTATTGGCAACGGAAAAATCCCTGCTCAAACCTGATGCGTTGATTTGTTCGGTGGGAACCGAAATCTATCTTGACGGTAGTGACACTGCTGATTCTGGATGGAGTGCAAAAATTGCGCAAGGTTGGAATCGCGATTTAATTGTGGCGACAAGCGCGCATTTTGCCGACTTGGTTGCGCAACCTGATTCGGAACAGCGTCCGTTTAAAGTGAGTTTTTTCTTAACAAAGAAAGCTGCGGGTGAGGTTATTCCGCAGTTAGAGTTGTTGTTGCAACACCAAGGGTTAGATGTCAAGCTCATCTACAGCACTGGTCAAGATTTAGATATTTTGCCGCGCAATAGTGATAAAGGACTCGCTGTGCAATTTCTGCGTCAACAATGGGAAATCGCACCAGAACAAACTGTTGTATGTGGCGACTCTGGCAATGATATTGCTTTGTTTTCCAGCGGACAAGAACGCGGAGTAGTTGTGGGAAATGCGAGTACAGAACTTTTAGAATGGCATTCTGCTAACCCTAGCGATCGCCTTTATCTCGCGCAAGCTGCGTGTGCAGGTGGTATCTTAGAAGGCTTACATTATTTTGGGTTTTTGGGATGA
- a CDS encoding ChaB family protein: MLYKTNQDLPLEIRASFSESTQDLYRAAYNCAIHWYGDTAKAHKVALSAVRMHSARTTSVLV; encoded by the coding sequence ATGTTATATAAAACAAATCAAGATTTACCTTTAGAAATCCGTGCGAGTTTTTCTGAAAGTACCCAGGATTTGTACCGCGCTGCCTACAATTGTGCAATTCATTGGTATGGCGATACAGCTAAAGCACATAAAGTTGCATTAAGTGCTGTCAGAATGCACTCGGCAAGAACTACGAGTGTACTTGTGTAA